One Babylonia areolata isolate BAREFJ2019XMU chromosome 20, ASM4173473v1, whole genome shotgun sequence DNA segment encodes these proteins:
- the LOC143294880 gene encoding uncharacterized protein LOC143294880, whose product MRLKFFLLHWVNDIRLLVQYRQYSHRRLLSLLAAVTVLWIFYKIVRGLSHRGYMRGNPTVDHWCDREELPVYFTKADPEEITVVTAFFNLGSYRNGPGAWDYSNPYQQRQWMRPWGRVANPVIAYIEEDEVADYFRDIRSCLPSTKTIIIKVKRGALWAFSLRPRLERIYQKPGYPQHHPNTVYPDHTCASHAKYELLQRTVKENPFKTPFFAWMDTGYFRNLDQTHFELFKLVPPTTFNTEMVSMSQAYPHDPNIPAKDVIKHNLVWVSGEMLLGLGEALTNFTLLYQETVARLLKAELSGGDEQIIFLMYSTPLRKPKQVMIKTYMCHEGQLELYGRDTRFLCLGYVCRNAWNKIHKPGYN is encoded by the exons ATGAGGCTGAAGTTCTTTTTACTGCACTGGGTGAACGACATTCGTCTCTTGGTTCAGTACCGGCAGTACAGCCATCGGCGCTTACTGTCTCTTCTTGCGGCTGTGACTGTGTTGTGGATTTTCTACAAAATAG TGCGTGGCTTATCCCATAGAGGCTACATGCGAGGCAACCCAACAGTG GACCATTGGTGTGACAGAGAAGAGCTGCCGGTGTACTTCACCAAGGCTGACCCGGAGGAAATAACGGTAGTGACGGCGTTCTTCAACTTGGGCTCTTACCGCAACGGGCCTGGAGCCTGGGACTACAGCAACCCCTATCAGCAGAGACAGTGGATGCGACCGTGGGGCAGAGTGGCCAACCCTGTCATTGCCTACATAGAGGAAGATGAGGTTGCTGATTATTTCCGTGACATTCGGTCCTGCCTGCCCTCGACGAAGACGATCATTATCAAAGTGAAGCGAGGGGCGTTGTGGGCCTTCAGCCTGAGGCCGCGATTGGAACGGATCTACCAGAAACCCGGATACCCACAGCATCACCCCAACACTGTGTATCCCGACCACACCTGCGCTTCCCACGCCAAATATGAGCTCCTGCAGAGGACGGTGAAGGAGAATCCTTTCAAGACTCCGTTTTTTGCCTGGATGGACACAGGTTACTTCAGAAACTTGGACCAGACCCATTTTGAGCTGTTCAAACTGGTCCCCCCAACAACCTTCAACACGGAGATGGTGTCCATGTCTCAGGCCTATCCCCACGACCCCAACATCCCGGCCAAAGACGTGATCAAACACAACCTGGTTTGGGTGTCAGGGGAAATGCTGCTGGGGCTGGGAGAGGCGCTGACCAATTTCACCTTGCTTTATCAGGAGACTGTGGCACGGCTTCTCAAAGCTGAATTGTCAGGGGGTGATGAGCAGATTATATTTTTGATGTACTCCACCCCCCTGCGGAAGCCGAAGCAGGTGATGATCAAGACGTACATGTGTCATGAGGGTCAGCTGGAGCTGTACGGACGAGACACACGCTTTCTGTGCCTGGGCTATGTCTGTAGGAATGCATGGAACAAAATACATAAACCTGGTTATAATTAg
- the LOC143295406 gene encoding kynurenine/alpha-aminoadipate aminotransferase, mitochondrial-like: MNYNRFFNPTSLARQPSPIRVLTSLVASGLPPSFVSMAGGMPNADLFPIQEASLTLRDGSKLKIDSARMKKALQYSPTPGMPELLQWVRKLQKELHNPPTMGIDDPQRQLDVIITSGSQDGICKTFEACVEEGQNVLLEYPTYPGVLSAVRPMRPKICGVKSDRDGLIPSHLLEVLSQWKPSDAKDENSTIPKLLYLIPNGGNPSGAGLTLSRKKEIYDIARTYDLLILEDDPYYFLQFSQPYVPSFLSMDEDGRVVRFDSFSKVLSGGARVGVMTGPKAVVERVSLHMQVSVMHSSGLAQACLLAVLESMGLEGFRRHALAVADFYQKQRDACIAAAEKHLTGLAEWSVPSGGMFLWIRLLNIPDSYSLIMEKAMAAEVLFVPGQVFQADESVPSPYIRASYSLVSPENMEKGFERLAKLLKEETREQ; this comes from the exons ATGAATTACAACCGCTTTTTTAATCCAACAAGCTTGGCTCGACAACCATCACCAATTCGTGTTCTAA CATCTCTGGTGGCCTCAGGGTTGCCCCCATCTTTTGTGTCCATGGCTGGCGGGATGCCGAACGCTGATCTGTTTCCTATCCAGGAAGCCTCCCTCACACTGAG GGATGGTTCAAAGCTTAAGATTGACTCTGCACGCATGAAGAAAGCTCTGCAGTATTCGCCCACACCAGG GATGCCGGAGTTGCTGCAGTGGGTGAGGAAGCTTCAGAAGGAGCTTCACAACCCCCCCACCATGGGCATCGATGATCCGCAACGACAGCTGGACGTCATTATCACCTCAGGAAGTCAGGATGGAATCTGCAAG ACGTTTGAAGCCTGTGTGGAAGAAGGGCAAAACGTGCTCTTAGAATACCCTACTTACCCAGGGGTCCTTTCTGCA GTCAGACCGATGCGACCCAAGATCTGTGGGGTCAAGAGTGACAGGGACGGACTGATCCCTTCCCATCTCTTAGAGGTTCTTTCCCAGTGGAAACCGAGCGATGCCAAAGACGAGAACAGTACCATTCCCAAACTGCTGTACCTGATCCCAAATGGTGGCAACCCGTCAGGGGCTGGACTGACGCTGAGCAGGAAGAAAGAAATCTACGACATCGCACGCACATATGACCTGTTGATTTTGGAGGATGATCCTTACTACTTTCTGCAGTTCAGTCAG CCCTATGTACCCAGCTTTCTCTCCATGGATGAGGACGGTAGAGTCGTCAGGTTTGACTCTTTCTCCAAAGTCTTATCTGGAGG AGCCAGGGTGGGTGTCATGACGGGCCCCAAGGCAGTGGTGGAACGTGTCAGTCTCCACATGCAGGTGTCTGTCATGCACAGCAGTGGCCTGGCTCAG GCGTGCCTCCTTGCAGTTCTGGAGTCAATGGGTTTAGAGGGCTTTCGCCGACATGCTCTTGCTGTGGCTGACTTTTACCAGAAGCAGCGGGATGCTTGCATTGCTGCTGCCGAAAAACACCTAACAG GTCTGGCGGAGTGGTCGGTGCCCAGCGGAGGCATGTTCCTGTGGATCCGTCTGCTCAACATCCCAGACAGCTACTCCCTCATCATGGAGAAGGCCATGGCCGCTGAGGTCCTCTTCGTACCTGGCCAGGTGTTCCAGGCGGACGAGTCAGTGCCCTCCCCCTACATCCGGGCTTCATACTCCCTGGTGTCGCCAGAGAATATGGAGAAG GGATTCGAGCGACTTGCTAAACTTCTAAAAGAGGAGACTCGGGAGCAGTGA